The genome window GAGGACCGCCCGACGCCGAGGAACATGCCGTCGTCGGCCTCGTCATAGACCAGCACCGTTTCGCCCCCGCGCGAGGGGCGGCGATAGATCCTGTCCGGGCGTCCGTTGTCGTCGCGGTTGGTCCAGAAGATGTAGCAGCTGCACGGGCTGAAGACGAAGTTGCCGTTGGACGACTGGATCGGGTCGGGCAGCAGTTCGCCGGTGTTCAGATCGCGGGTGTAGATCTGGTGCACCTCGGACCCCTGGGCATCCTCGGCATAGGCGAACAGGGTGTGGTCGGGGCTGTGCTCGACCGAGGAGACCTCCGAATAGGCCTTGCCCTCGGCCAGGGCGTTGGCGTCCAGCAGGACCGTCTCGGGTCCACCCCCGCGCGGGCGGCGGCAGAACAGGGGATGCTGCATCCCGGTCTCGAACCGGCTGTAGTATTCCCAGGGACCGTCGGGGGCGGGGACGGACGAATCGTCCTCCTTGATGCGGCCTTTCATCTCCTCGAACAGCTGGGCCTGGAGCGGCAGGGTCGGGGCCAGCATCGCCTCGCGATAGGCGTTCTCGGCCATCAGGTGTTCCTTGACGTCGGCCTTGATCAGCGTCGGGTCGCGCAGCACCGCCTGCCAGTTGTCATCCTTCATCCAGTGGTAGTCGTCGACACGGGTCCGTCCCAGCTGTTCGATGGTCACCGGGATCTTCCGGGCGACGGGGGGTGTGGGCAGGGTCATCGAAACTCCGGACGGACGGGCGAGAACGGGAGAGGCTGCGGCGGCCAGCGCGGATGCGGCGGTCGTGGCGACGAACTGGCGGCGGTTCATGGCGAGCCTTCCTTTAGGACAGGACGCCAGCTTGTGCGACGGGGCGTGCTTGCGTCAAATGCCCGAAGCCGGAGTGCCCGCCGAATGATCCAGACCCCGCCCGTCCCGGACGCGCTGCCGCCGCTTGCCGCCCCCGTCCGGGACCTGACGGTGGAGCTGATCAATGCGACGGTTCAGCTGGACCAGCCTTCGGGACCGACGACACGCACGGTCGGGACGGGCTTCCTGATCGATGCCCCACGCCCGGACGGCACACCGCGTATCGTGCTGGTCACGGCCGCCCATGTGCTGGAGACGATGGCAGACCCCGAGGCGCGGATCGGCTGGCGTGTCGCCTTGCCGGACGGGGGCTGGCAATTCGATCCGGAACCGCTGCTCATCCGCGACGACGCGGGCGGGCCGCTCTGGACACAGCATCCCGTGCAGGACGTGGCCGTCATGGAGATCACGGCGCCGGAAGCCTTCGCGCGGGCAGCAATCCCGATCGCCTGGCTGGCGGACGAGAATACCTTCGACGCCTGGCAGGTCGGACCGGGCGACGAGCTGCTGTCGCTGGGCTTTCCGCGCGGCCTGTCGTCGAACCGGGCCGGGTTTCCGATTCTGCGGGTGGGGCGGATCGCGTCCTGGCCCATGTCGCCGGTCAGCGCGTTTCCGACGTTCCTGCTGGATTTCACCGTCTTCCCCGGCAATTCGGGCGGACCGGTCTTCTGGACGCCGGGCGCACGCAAACGACCCGGGACGACCGGGCCGGAGACCCCCTTCATCGCCGGACTGCTGAGCCAGGAGGTCCGGGTCGGCGACGACCCTCTGGAGATCGGCGTCGTCACCCACGCCACCTTCATCCGCGAGGCGATCGCCCGGCTGGACGCCTCGGTCAGACCCGCGCCGTGAGGCCGTTCAGCCGGGCCAGTTCGCGCGTGCCGTAGAACCGGGGCTCGAACCCCCTGGTCCAGAACACCTTGCCGAGACCGCGGGCCGTCCTGTCCATCATCCCGGCCCGCGCCGGATGGGCGATGGCGGTCAGGGCGAGGGCGGCGATGCCCCAGACCACAGCCTGCACCACGCCGACCAGCATCCAGCGACCGACGCCCGGCCAGTCGCGGGCTTTGGCGGCGGTCTGGCTGGGCCCCTGGCCATAGGCGAAGGCACGCGACAGGGCATAGCGCATCGTCGCCCGATGCGGCGGCGCGAACTCCTCGACCCAGGCCTCGGCGGCCCAGCCGAACCGTCCGCCACGGGCGCGGAGCGCCGCGA of Brevundimonas subvibrioides contains these proteins:
- a CDS encoding trypsin-like serine peptidase, which codes for MIQTPPVPDALPPLAAPVRDLTVELINATVQLDQPSGPTTRTVGTGFLIDAPRPDGTPRIVLVTAAHVLETMADPEARIGWRVALPDGGWQFDPEPLLIRDDAGGPLWTQHPVQDVAVMEITAPEAFARAAIPIAWLADENTFDAWQVGPGDELLSLGFPRGLSSNRAGFPILRVGRIASWPMSPVSAFPTFLLDFTVFPGNSGGPVFWTPGARKRPGTTGPETPFIAGLLSQEVRVGDDPLEIGVVTHATFIREAIARLDASVRPAP